In Trichoderma asperellum chromosome 1, complete sequence, a single window of DNA contains:
- a CDS encoding uncharacterized protein (EggNog:ENOG41), with protein sequence MVPEQETGGSIERSRRQLSTSAPCPTNNEAEPIKESEVPAPSQEEAAQEITQSSQVSPRQCDAEPRASAPGSAPLTRNPSSDSAISVGGVSSSPTPEPSLPSSHHTQRLEPPVTKLTLSELDVAKIIHNPKLRHDINFDPELHFRPNIDGEKGRRKHEKANQFWRALKQELSEFIIDRPTFIYKHGEKDDWTLPVLLNAVKDIIQTLVPQRDRLFLDEGLDVKLLMRQFHKGVADLEKLAQWLSNVLKSHCAPMRDEWVDAMYNQLSNGNKNMDLDELVTGMRSLLNVLEAMKLDVANHQIRCLRPALIEDTIHFEQKFFLKRMESGKTDIRMSRQWYKEAEQAYADSRMHPSQSFGDMGVFFEGLSRLMLPSAWEERLPTTFTFDEERLMKLRADALDAINLEVCMRVYEDFERIGRRTPAAPSSDCSSQMDDILDRFDFNTPPSISRPSSVVHSAAGSASSSPRSSFVVPSYVAPKRDTQTKARELFQTLVALLQTSPPASQPSARWQMMAPSMALQIFRFVNLPSTTLPLLEAKLASALSDIDSPYYRDAEESFLNRLMVDLGARVREFKGLSGVALFSVATGVRVPSRRPATADRDTDGASRETFDDASVDDIATRLAHLGVLHWRVWSQLAYAEDVDQMTVDDDSMQI encoded by the coding sequence ATGGTACCGGAACAAGAAACTGGAGGATCGATAGAGCGATCCCGGAGACAGCTCTCTACTTCGGCCCCCTGCCCAACCAACAACGAAGCAGAGCCCATAAAGGAATCCGAGGTGCCTGCACCAAGCCAAGAGGAGGCGGCGCAGGAGATTACACAGTCATCACAAGTATCGCCTCGACAGTGTGATGCCGAGCCTCGTGCCTCGGCGCCTGGATCTGCCCCTCTAACCCGCAATCCTTCGTCCGACTCTGCCATCTCCGTAGGAGGTGTCTCATCCTCTCCCACCCCCGAGCCCAGCCTTCCATCATCCCACCACACACAGCGTCTTGAGCCGCCAGTCACAAAACTTACATTGAGCGAGCTTGATGTCGCCAAAATCATTCACAACCCCAAGCTCCGCCACGATATCAATTTCGACCCTGAGCTCCATTTCCGCCCCAACATCGATGGTGAAAAGGGCCGGAGAAAGCATGAAAAGGCAAACCAGTTTTGGAGGGCGCTGAAACAGGAGCTATCAGAGTTCATCATCGACAGGCCTACATTTATTTACAAGCATGGCGAGAAAGATGACTGGACTCTGCCCGTCTTGCTCAACGCGGTCAAGGATATCATCCAGACACTGGTTCCCCAGCGAGACCGCCTCTTCCTGGACGAGGGCTTGGATGTCAAATTGCTCATGCGACAGTTCCACAAGGGCGTTGCCGATCTTGAGAAGCTTGCCCAATGGCTATCGAATGTGCTGAAATCACACTGCGCTCCCATGCGTGATGAATGGGTCGATGCCATGTACAACCAGCTGAGCAATGGAAACAAGAACATGGACCTCGACGAGCTCGTCACCGGAATGCGAAGCCTATTGAATGTCCTGGAAGCCATGAAGCTGGATGTCGCAAACCATCAGATTCGCTGCCTGCGACCGGCATTGATCGAGGACACAATTCACTTTGAGCAGAAATTCTTTCTCAAGAGGATGGAGTCAGGCAAGACTGACATCAGAATGTCAAGACAGTGGTATAAGGAGGCAGAGCAGGCGTATGCCGACAGCCGAATGCATCCCTCACAGTCCTTTGGTGATATGGGTGTATTCTTCGAGGGCCTGTCGAGGCTTATGCTTCCCTCAGCCTGGGAGGAACGGCTGCCTACTACCTTTACCTTTGACGAAGAGCGACTGATGAAGCTTAGAGCCGACGCGCTGGACGCCATCAACCTGGAGGTGTGCATGCGTGTCTATGAAGACTTTGAGAGAATAGGACGTCGCACACCAGCAGCCCCTTCATCTGATTGCTCTTCCCAGATGGATGACATCCTGGACCGATTTGACTTCAACACTCCTCCGTCCATCTCTAGGCCGTCAAGCGTTGTCCACAGCGCGGCAGGatctgcttcttcatctcccaGGTCTTCGTTTGTGGTCCCTTCCTATGTCGCCCCCAAGCGTGACACTCAGACCAAGGCTCGTGAGCTATTCCAGACACTCGTTGCCCTGCTGCAGACTTCCCCACCGGCAAGTCAGCCCTCTGCACGATGGCAAATGATGGCCCCGTCAATGGCATTACAAATCTTCCGCTTCGTCAACTTGCCATCCACCACCCTTCCTCTCTTGGAGGCCAAACTGGCTTCTGCTCTCAGCGACATCGATTCTCCTTACTACCGCGATGCCGAGGAGAGCTTTCTCAACCGCCTGATGGTCGATCTTGGCGCTCGCGTCCGGGAATTCAAGGGCCTCTCCGGCGTTGCCCTGTTTTCAGTTGCAACTGGCGTTCGAGTCCCCAGCCGCCGACCCGCCACGGCAGACCGCGATACTGATGGCGCCTCACGAGAGACTTTTGACGATGCCAGTGTCGACGACATTGCTACCAGACTGGCACACCTCGGCGTTTTGCATTGGCGTGTTTGGTCTCAGCTTGCGTACGCTGAAGATGTCGATCAAATGACAGTTGATGATGACTCGATGCAAATTTAA